A genomic window from Nicotiana sylvestris chromosome 11, ASM39365v2, whole genome shotgun sequence includes:
- the LOC138881548 gene encoding uncharacterized protein, whose protein sequence is MSVKDYSHKFNSLARYAPDIIRTMRARVHHYVDGLGVHLIRDCRVVSLSDDVDISRIQAFAQTTEDLSRRIHDTCRDREQNPVSTFSYITPFIAGNLNMRSELLPQSVKVSTPVGDSIVANHVYRGCTLLINDRPTSVDLVELVMLDFDVIMGMDWLAACYANIDCRAKDIDKEPTTLQSVPIVNDFPTVFPDELPGIPPKREIDFAIDLLPDTQPISIPPYRMAPAELRELKEQLKYFLNKGFIRPTFLGHVITGDGIKVDGQKIEAMMTWLRPLNPTEVERTIQTVEDMLRACVLDFKGSWDNHLPLIEFAYNNSFQASIQMTPYEALYRWKCRSPIGWFEVGEAELLGPNLGQQEMEKVKLIRDWLRTTQSWQKSYVDVRRRDLEFDVEDWVFLKVSPMKGVMRFGKKGKLIPRYVGPYNIIQRIGRVAYELDLPQNWKQSIL, encoded by the exons atgagtgtgaagGATTATAGCCATAAGTTTAATTCTTTGGCAAGATATGCACCAGATATCATACGTACCATGAGGGCTAGAGTTCATCATTATGTGGATGGTTTGGGGGTTCATCTGATTAGAGACTGTAGGGTAGTATCCCTATCAGATGATGTAGATATTTCCCGTATACAGGCTTTCGCTCAGACTACAGAGGACCTTTCCCGTCGGATTCATGATACTTGTAGGGATAGGGAGCAGA ATCCCGtctctacattttcatatattaCTCCATTTATTGCTGGTAATCTTAACATGAGATCTGAGTTATTGCCACAGTCAGTTAAGGTGTCTACGCCAGTTGGCGACTCTATTGTAGCTAATCATGTCTATCGAGGTTGTACATTGTTAATTAATGACCGTCCAACCTCTGTTGatttagttgaattggttatgcTAGACTTTGATGTcattatgggtatggattggttggcagcttgttatgcTAATATTGATTGTCGTGCAAA GGATATAGATAAGGAGCCAACGACTCTTCAGTCGGTTCCTATTGTGAATGATTTCCCGACGGTATTCCCTGATGAGCTTCCAGGAATTCCCCCCAAAAGGGAAATCGATTTTGCTATAGATTTGCTTCCTGATACGCAGCCTATATCCATTCCTCCCTACAGAATGGCTCCTGCAGAGCTAagggaattgaaggaacaactgaAGTACTTCCTcaataaaggctttattaggccAA CTTTTCTTGGTCATGTTATTACCGGTGATGGTATCAAGGTTGATGGCCAAAAGATTGAAGCTATGATGACTTGGCTGAGGCCCTTGAATCCGACAGAG GtagagcgtactattcaaacagtTGAGGATATGTTACGTGCCTGCGTGCTAGATTTTAAAGGAAGTTGGGATAATCATCTACCTCTtattgagtttgcttataataatagcTTCCAAGCTAGTATTCAGATGACTCCTTACGAAGCACTATACAGGTGGAAGTGTAGGTCGCCGATCGGTTGGTTCGAGGTCGGGGAAGCAGAGTTGTTAGGTCCTAATTTAGGACAGcaagaaatggaaaaggtaaaaCTTATTAGAGACTGGCTGCGTACAACACAAAGTTGGCAGAAGTCTTATGTAGATGTTCGACGACGAGACTTAGAGTTTGATGTAgaagattgggttttcctgaaagtatcgcctatgaagggtgtcatgcgatttggaaagaaggggaagCTCATCCCTAGGTATGTTGGACCGTATAATATTATTCAGAGGATTGGTAGGGTGGCGTACGAGCTTGATTTGCCTCAGAATTGGAAGCAGTCCATCCTGTga
- the LOC138881549 gene encoding uncharacterized protein, with amino-acid sequence MSSHDRADVYPSQITEGFPIRGVSTESITASRLSLERDQEIILSSSSKRKGDRPQDSEDEEERDESSLVRKLRARRRVISDDEVTPPPCSVPMTEPVEATLVSSDEDTPMAARDSTEHLFSRGFDNEGFDLVSEEVPLASFPVSVPMEHHLPVLTAAFSTPSQAIMTSSTVPAINISRTEIGSLSGSKVMNQITIEVPTDGNLLKKSGQADVWLEPLIGPVEKSKLESHSSLTLMNDIVQSSLKINLIGTEIMKRVFHTEQLMHDYQIEADNWKEQYESLHFEMEVLEENKCTLEQQLRVMTSELTVEKASSNQAGKDKNLLELSFAEYLSKSTEEIRGLKALLNEKEVYATEREELKSEINHWERDYEALEDKAAVEVSWAILNMRHDTLMEVSQEGFNLDVELAKIKETIEKTHQGQSFSSPMVDTPENVEANLGAVDVPAPSDQIEPSAANDAVLNSSSELAPQ; translated from the exons ATGTCCTCTCATGATCGTGCCGATGTTTACCCTTCACAGATTACTGAAG GGTTTCCTATTCGTGGTGTAAGCACTGAGTCAATCACAGCTTCTAGACTTTCTTTGGAAAGAGATCAGGAGATAATCTtgagttcttcatcgaaaaggaaagGTGACAGACCTCAGGATTCTGAAGACGAAGAGGAGCGGGATGAAAGTTCTTTAGTTAGAAAGCTACGGGCTAGAAGACGCGTCATTTCGGATGACGAAGTTACTCCCCCTCCTTGTTCTGTTCCCATGACCGAGCCTGTTGAAGCCACTTTAGTGAGTTCTGACGAAGATACTCCCATGGCAGCTCGTGACTCTACTGAGCACCTCTTTTCGCGTGGGTTTGATAATGAAGGCTTTGACTTGGTGTCTGAGGAAGTACCTCTTGCCTCCTTCCCTGTATCTGTCCCAATGGAACACCATTTGCCTGTTCTTACTGCTGCTTTTTCTACTCCATCTCAAGCCATTATGACTTCATCTACTGTCCCTGCTATTAATATTTCTCGTACTGAAATTGGTTCTTTAAGTGGAAGCAAGGTAATGAATCAAATTACCATTGAAGTTCCTACCGATGGTAATCTTCTGAAGAAATCAGGCCAGGCTGACGTATGGTTAGAACCCTTGATTGGTCCGGTTGAAAAGTCCAAGCTAGAAAGTCATAGTTCTTTGACTTTGATGAATGACATcgtgcaatcatcattgaag ATCAATCTCATCGGTACGGAGATAATGAAAAGGGTTTTCCATACAGAGCAATTGATGCATGATTACCAGATTGAGGCAGATAATTGGAAAGAGCAGTATGAAAGTCTCCATTTTGAgatggaagttttagaagaaaacaaatgtaccttagagcagcagcTAAGAGTCATGACATCAGAGCTAACAGTTGAGAAAGCTTCTTCCAACCAGGCGGGCAAGGATAAAAACCTCCTCGAGTTGTCTTTTGCTGAATACCTCTCCAAATCTACTGAAGAGATCAGAGGTCTGAAGGCCCTGTTGAATGAGAAAGAGGTTTATGCTA CTGAGAGAGAGGAGCTCAAGAGTGAAATTAATCATTGGGAAAGAGACTACGAGGCTCTTGAGGACAAGGCTGCTGTTGAAGTAAGTTGGGCCATTTTGAACATGCGTCATGATACTCTTATGGAGGTAAGCCAGGAAGGTTTTAACTTAGACGTTGAGTTAGCAAAGATTAAGGAGACAATAGAAAAAACTCATCAAGGCCAAAGTTTCTCTTCACCCATGGTTGATACTCCCGAAAATGTTGAAGCTAATCTTGGTGCGGTGGATGTCCCAGCTCCTTCTGATCAAATCGAGCCTTCTGCTGCTAATGATGCCGTCTTGAATTCTTCTTCAGAACTTGCTCCACAATGA